Proteins encoded by one window of Gemmatimonadaceae bacterium:
- a CDS encoding helix-turn-helix domain-containing protein: MLRVSPKPDAPTRGQILALLRRGQMTVDELAQAIGITDNAVRLHLAALERDGLARGVGVRREGVVGKPATLYGVSPEGEAAFSKAYEPVLTTLLVTLAGRLGELELSDLLRDVGRQLAATSVSASATLEHRVRAAAAVLDALGADTDVRRSGANGFVVKGFACPLSRSVAQCPPLCGAVEELVSGITKAKVQEKCDRSDVPRCTFVVTPRPQRNRS, translated from the coding sequence ATGCTTCGTGTCTCGCCCAAACCGGATGCCCCAACGAGGGGCCAGATCCTCGCGCTCCTGCGGCGCGGACAGATGACTGTCGACGAGCTTGCGCAGGCCATCGGCATCACCGACAACGCCGTTCGCCTGCATCTCGCCGCGCTCGAGCGCGATGGTTTGGCGCGAGGCGTCGGCGTGCGGCGCGAGGGCGTGGTCGGGAAGCCGGCGACACTCTATGGTGTTTCTCCGGAAGGCGAAGCGGCGTTCTCGAAGGCGTACGAGCCGGTGCTGACGACGCTCCTCGTCACGCTCGCCGGACGCCTGGGCGAGCTCGAGCTGAGCGATCTGTTACGTGACGTCGGGCGTCAGTTGGCGGCCACGTCGGTGTCGGCCAGTGCGACACTCGAACACCGCGTGCGCGCGGCCGCGGCAGTGCTCGATGCGCTCGGCGCCGACACCGACGTGCGACGATCAGGGGCGAACGGTTTCGTCGTGAAGGGATTCGCGTGTCCGCTGAGCCGGTCGGTGGCCCAGTGCCCGCCACTGTGCGGCGCGGTCGAAGAGCTCGTTTCGGGAATCACGAAGGCGAAGGTGCAGGAGAAGTGTGATCGTTCCGATGTGCCGCGCTGCACCTTCGTGGTGACGCCGCGCCCTCAGCGCAATCGCTCCTAG
- a CDS encoding DUF4142 domain-containing protein: MSTPFRTPMLRAALFSGLVVAATAAVATVHSLYAAPAPAPKAALDDATIVAIFDAANTWDIETGALAEKKGTTKEIRDFGAMLVHDHTMVRQQGRDLAKKLGVHPTPPKDFAMAKDHETAMAMLRAAKGAEFDRAFLQHEVAYHKAVIDAVSTTLLPATQNQELKDLETRIAPAFEAHMMAAQQKLDGLKKAD, from the coding sequence ATGTCAACGCCCTTCCGTACTCCGATGCTTCGTGCCGCTCTCTTCTCCGGACTCGTCGTCGCCGCCACCGCGGCCGTCGCCACAGTTCATTCGCTGTACGCCGCGCCGGCGCCCGCGCCGAAGGCCGCGCTCGACGACGCCACCATCGTCGCCATCTTCGATGCCGCGAATACGTGGGACATCGAGACTGGAGCGCTCGCCGAAAAGAAGGGCACGACCAAGGAGATCCGCGATTTCGGCGCAATGCTGGTGCACGATCACACGATGGTGCGTCAACAGGGGCGTGACCTCGCCAAGAAGCTCGGTGTACACCCGACGCCGCCGAAGGATTTTGCCATGGCGAAGGATCACGAGACGGCGATGGCGATGCTGCGCGCCGCGAAGGGCGCCGAGTTCGATCGCGCATTCCTGCAGCACGAGGTTGCCTATCACAAGGCCGTCATCGACGCCGTGTCGACCACACTGCTTCCGGCAACGCAGAATCAGGAGCTCAAGGATCTCGAGACGCGTATTGCGCCCGCGTTCGAGGCGCATATGATGGCCGCCCAGCAGAAGCTCGACGGACTGAAGAAAGCAGACTGA
- a CDS encoding prepilin-type N-terminal cleavage/methylation domain-containing protein: MSSLLRARKGFTLIELLIVVVIIGILAAIAIPKFANTKNKAYVTAMKSDLRNLVTAEEAFFSDSTYYTTATTLVTRKGFKNSSGVGVPAVTPGPGYWSATVTHSQLAGSTCGIGVNTTSPTITTAGDGEPACYVP, translated from the coding sequence ATGTCTAGTCTGCTTCGCGCCCGGAAGGGCTTCACGCTGATCGAGCTCCTGATCGTGGTCGTGATCATCGGCATCTTGGCCGCGATCGCGATTCCGAAGTTCGCGAACACCAAGAACAAGGCGTACGTCACGGCGATGAAGTCGGACCTGCGCAACCTCGTCACCGCTGAGGAAGCGTTCTTCTCCGATTCGACGTACTACACGACCGCGACGACGCTCGTTACGCGTAAGGGCTTCAAGAACTCGTCTGGGGTCGGCGTTCCAGCCGTGACCCCCGGGCCGGGCTATTGGTCGGCGACGGTTACGCACAGCCAGCTTGCTGGTTCGACCTGCGGTATCGGTGTGAACACGACCAGCCCGACGATCACCACGGCGGGCGATGGCGAACCGGCGTGCTACGTGCCGTAA
- a CDS encoding DUF3999 family protein: MRHLALALTLGVVAAFPLPAQRSERPVIPGGAGPNRLTLDAAFLAGAQPFHVAEVAAADGRAAIGTGGANDLRLYDAANKEVPYLLVTPQIEAQWRGTRVLRVAPTKLSSGFEADLEQLLPIDRARIEGLPAPFLKRVRLEGSGDRSHWTILVPDGTLFDLPNDQLELTTLDFAAGSYRYLRLTWDDRSSARMPLPRRVNVRVASATRGPAPLRSPVTVVRRPSEPGKSRFRIQLPGAHLPIVAIELDVGGGNVLRQARITEGRLDGSTVVPTELGAATLRRSVRDGIAAAALRIPISPPSEAQLELAVDDGNNPPLDVTGATAVLATLPFIFFESNGQPLVARYGDERLRAPSYDLEAERERVSSLTLAVAHWGAARATAVAATDSSAAIPMTGAEIDPQRFGFSRSIPLGGTGLTTLPLDAAALAHGSLADVRIATADNHQVPFLVERLDEPLSLPLPALERVRSTRDPASRSRYRIRLPYAGLPRSRLVIHTDARVFDRQLAVEMLPPAEEDIRARGGPITIAKLPWRNTEPELPAPALTIDLPPLRVADVSVVIDEGDNAPLPLRDPTLLLPAYRLRFFRDGHTPLSLLYGRPELTPPRYDLALLAPRLLGAPAQDVVSGPENGAANVTGVTPTIVFWSALALAVLVLVVLIARLLRPGGGTPTPAPAATPTTSSSSATPATGE, translated from the coding sequence GTGAGGCACCTCGCGCTGGCGCTCACGTTAGGCGTTGTGGCCGCGTTCCCGTTGCCTGCACAGCGCTCCGAGCGACCCGTCATCCCCGGTGGCGCCGGACCGAATCGGCTGACTCTCGACGCTGCGTTCCTCGCCGGTGCGCAACCATTTCACGTCGCCGAGGTCGCGGCAGCGGATGGTCGCGCGGCCATCGGCACCGGTGGTGCGAACGATCTCCGCCTCTACGACGCCGCGAACAAAGAGGTTCCTTATCTCCTCGTCACTCCGCAGATCGAGGCGCAGTGGCGTGGAACGCGCGTTCTTCGCGTCGCGCCGACGAAGCTCTCAAGTGGATTCGAGGCCGATCTCGAGCAGCTGCTTCCGATCGACCGAGCGCGCATCGAAGGGTTGCCGGCTCCCTTCCTCAAGCGTGTGCGTCTCGAGGGGAGCGGCGATCGATCGCACTGGACGATTCTCGTTCCCGACGGCACGTTGTTCGATTTGCCTAACGACCAGCTCGAGCTGACGACCCTCGATTTCGCCGCGGGCAGCTATCGATATCTGCGTCTCACCTGGGACGACCGCTCGAGCGCGCGTATGCCCTTGCCGCGCCGCGTCAATGTCCGCGTTGCATCCGCGACGCGTGGCCCTGCCCCGCTGCGCTCGCCGGTCACCGTCGTGCGCCGGCCGAGCGAGCCCGGAAAGAGTCGCTTTCGCATTCAGCTGCCGGGTGCGCACCTGCCGATCGTCGCGATCGAGCTCGACGTCGGCGGCGGCAACGTGCTTCGGCAAGCGCGTATCACTGAAGGCCGTCTGGACGGCAGCACGGTCGTTCCGACAGAGCTCGGCGCGGCAACGCTGCGCCGTTCGGTGCGCGACGGCATCGCCGCGGCGGCGCTCCGCATTCCGATTTCGCCGCCGAGCGAAGCGCAGCTCGAGCTCGCGGTCGACGACGGCAACAATCCACCGCTCGACGTCACCGGTGCGACGGCCGTCTTGGCCACACTTCCCTTCATCTTCTTCGAGAGCAACGGTCAACCGCTCGTCGCTCGTTATGGAGACGAGCGCCTCAGGGCGCCCAGCTACGATCTCGAAGCCGAACGCGAGCGAGTTTCGTCGTTGACGCTCGCGGTGGCGCACTGGGGCGCGGCGCGCGCGACCGCCGTCGCTGCGACCGACAGCAGTGCGGCGATACCGATGACCGGCGCAGAGATCGATCCGCAAAGATTCGGATTCTCTCGAAGTATCCCGTTAGGCGGCACCGGCCTCACGACGCTGCCTCTCGATGCGGCCGCGCTCGCGCATGGCTCGCTTGCCGATGTCCGCATCGCAACCGCCGACAATCATCAAGTACCATTCCTCGTCGAGCGTTTGGACGAGCCGCTTTCGCTGCCGCTCCCAGCGCTCGAGCGCGTGAGGAGCACCCGCGATCCAGCCTCTCGCTCGCGCTATCGCATTCGTCTGCCGTACGCAGGATTACCGCGTTCGAGATTGGTGATTCACACCGATGCGCGCGTCTTCGATCGGCAGCTCGCGGTCGAGATGCTTCCGCCAGCGGAAGAAGACATCCGCGCTCGCGGCGGCCCGATCACGATTGCGAAGTTGCCCTGGCGAAATACCGAGCCTGAGCTGCCTGCACCGGCGCTGACCATTGACTTGCCGCCGCTCCGCGTGGCCGATGTTTCCGTCGTGATCGATGAGGGAGACAACGCGCCGCTTCCTCTGCGCGACCCGACTCTTCTGCTCCCTGCATATCGCTTGCGGTTCTTCCGCGATGGACACACGCCACTCTCGCTGCTGTATGGACGACCCGAACTGACGCCGCCTCGCTACGATCTCGCGCTGCTCGCGCCTCGATTGCTTGGCGCTCCGGCGCAGGACGTTGTGTCCGGGCCGGAGAACGGTGCGGCGAATGTGACCGGCGTCACCCCTACGATCGTCTTTTGGAGCGCGTTGGCGTTGGCCGTTCTCGTGTTGGTCGTCTTGATAGCGAGGCTGCTGCGTCCAGGCGGTGGAACGCCGACGCCAGCGCCAGCCGCGACTCCCACGACTTCGTCTTCGAGCGCGACGCCCGCCACCGGCGAGTGA